The genomic window GGCCAGGGTGCTCTTGCCGACTCCGGGGAGTCCGGCGAAAACCGCTAGAACCATTTCTCTAGATCTACGCCTCAGGCCGGGAGGAAGGGGGAGATCTCGGCAGCGGCCTCGTCGCCGTACGCCGCGGCCAGTCGCTTGGTGAACTCGGCGGGCTTCACGTCGTACTCCTGGGTGCCGATGGTCTCCAGCACCAGGGCGGCGACCAGTGAGCCGACCTGGGCGGAGCGTTCCAGGCCGAGTCCCCACGAGATGCCGGAGAAGAAGCCGGCCCGGAAGCCGTCGCCGACGCCGGTGGGGTCTTCGCCGAGCACGTCGGGGACGACCGGCACGTGGATGCGCTCAAGGCCCGTACCGGTGATCTCGACGCCGTCCTTGCCCAGGGTGGTGACCCGGATCTTGACGTTTTCGAGGACCTGGTCGCCGGTGAGCCCGGCCTTGGTCTCCAGGAGCGAGCGCTCGTATTCGTTGGTCATCAGGTATTCGGCGCCGCTGATCAGGCTCAGCACGTCGGAGCCGTCCATCCGGGCGAGCTGCTGCGACGGGTCGGCGATGAACCGGAAGCCGCGGGCCCGGCACTCCTGCGAGTGGCGGATCATCGCGGCCGGGTCGTTCGCTCCGATCAGCACCAGGTCCAGCCCGCCGGCGCGCTCGTCGACCGGGCCGAGTTCGATGTTGCGGGCTTCGGCCATCGCGCCGGCGTAGAAGGAGGCGATCTGGTTCAGGTCGTCGTCGGTGGTGCAGACGAACCGGGCGGTGTGTGCCACGTCACTGACGTGCACCGAGTCGCAGTCGACGCCGTGCCGCTCCAGCCACGACCGGTAGTCGGCGAAGTCCGCGCCGACCGCGCCGACCAGGATCGGCCGCAGACCCAGCTTGGCCATCCCGAAGGCGATGTTGGGAGCGACTCCGCCGCGCCGGACCACCAGGTCGTCGACGAGGAACGAGAGCGAGACCTTGTGCAGCTGGTCCGCGATGAGCTGCTCGGCGAACTTGCCCGGGAAGTGCATCAGATGGTCGGTGGCGATCGAGCCGGTGACGGCGATCTTCATTTCGGCCCTCAGGGTTGGGGAGCAGGGGGTCGTTACGGCTAGAGACTACCGGTCGGTTACACAGAACAGGCCGCCCCGTGAACGGGACGGCCTGTTTCTGGAGTTGCTTGGGATCAGTGGAAC from Actinoplanes derwentensis includes these protein-coding regions:
- a CDS encoding carbohydrate kinase family protein; this encodes MKIAVTGSIATDHLMHFPGKFAEQLIADQLHKVSLSFLVDDLVVRRGGVAPNIAFGMAKLGLRPILVGAVGADFADYRSWLERHGVDCDSVHVSDVAHTARFVCTTDDDLNQIASFYAGAMAEARNIELGPVDERAGGLDLVLIGANDPAAMIRHSQECRARGFRFIADPSQQLARMDGSDVLSLISGAEYLMTNEYERSLLETKAGLTGDQVLENVKIRVTTLGKDGVEITGTGLERIHVPVVPDVLGEDPTGVGDGFRAGFFSGISWGLGLERSAQVGSLVAALVLETIGTQEYDVKPAEFTKRLAAAYGDEAAAEISPFLPA